In the genome of Brachypodium distachyon strain Bd21 chromosome 3, Brachypodium_distachyon_v3.0, whole genome shotgun sequence, the window AAGCTAGATCCGCGAAGCACACTCGTTTTGCTGTACAAAAATCGAAGCGGCCCTTTTGCCGATTGCTGGATCGGCAAACCACGGAGCAGTGCAAAATTACAACCGAATTGCCACCGCCTAAGTGAAAACGGTTCAGTTCGGTCTTCTTTTCCTCGTCCGTCTCGTTCGAGTTGACTGCCAGGAAGGGCTCCCAGCCGCTGTACCTCAACTCTGGTCGCCGGAGAGGCTCCACGCGGCTGCCTCCATTCTGGCGCCACCCTGACTCCGGCCTGAGGGATTCCATGGCCGCCACTGCTCCGCACCCCTCCTGCAACCCGGAAGGACGCCCAGCCCCGCCAGCTCCACAGATCGACGCTCGGACGGTCGGACCTCGACTAGGTCGTGCGACGCCGGGTCCCCAACCTCCTCCAGTCGCCAATCCGGCCGCCGTTGCCCCGACCACCGCGCCATCTCTGCCCGTAGCACGGTAGCAGCTCCCCTGAGCTCTTCGTCACGCACGAGATCCCGTCCACCTGTCTCGATCGTGAAGCCTTGTACTTAGCAGGCCGGCCCAACGAAAATTAGCTTTCGGCCCAACTGAAGTTAGGAGCAGCGCCGAACGTCCGTGGCTCCCATCCAGACGCTGGAATCGCTGCGGGAAGCCGGATCGAAGGATTTCGGTGAAGCTGGACCGTTCCCAAAGCGCCCTTATTAATGACATTCCTCGGGCGAGCTAGGTTTCGGGCCAGGCTCGTAAGAGCACAAGCCCAATGGCCGAAACTCAAGCCTCAGCCCGGCTTGAAGCCTAGATTTTACCCAAAACATAAGCCCGAGCCTAGCTGCCTGAATGCATGTTTGCCAGGTGCTCAGACTTGTCCAGCTAAAATTTGGCAGTCTATGCAGATTTCGTCTCCATTTGGTTTGTTGTCAAAAATTTGGTAGCCTATGAAATCAAGCTCACCTACCTCACAATCCCTCTCATGATTTTTGCTGAAATTTTGGTCAACTTGGGACCAAAAAATCTCTAATTGGTTAGCCAATTGTTTGCTGATGGAGCAGGAATTGGTATGAATCAAACATACCCTGAAGCTTGGCCTAAGGTCAAACAATTGACAGTCAACCTCCAGGTCCTGGCtacaacaaacacatgcactTAATCGTCGCCAAACAAGCTTAAaaaacagcaacagcagccgTCATGGAGACCGGCTTTAGATTTGAGAGTGGGAGACAGGGGCGGCATCATGCTCTCGTTGGAGAGGAAGGTGggtgggaggagagcaagcaGCGATGGCATTGAGCCTTCGAACCGTAGACCAGCGAAGGAGAGCAAACCACCACCAGCATTGAACTTGGCTCTAAATGGAAGCCTGGCCTAGTTTTTTGGGGCCATGTTGTTGGGGTGGGCGCTCTATTCATAATTTTAAACCGGACCTCCATTGAGCCGAAAAAGCGGGAATAGGAGACCTCGTCagtgtttctcaaaaaaaaaagagacccGTCAGTTTCTTATAAAAAAGGAGACCTCGTCAGTCTGCTAAGCGCAGGACCGCCCTCAACAGCGAATCAAAAAAACCTTGTCGAACCAGCTACTTTTGACGAAACCGATGATTAAGCCTCTCTGAGAAAACCAATCTGTGAAAATGATGCTATCTCTAGGTTTTTCAGTCGATCCCGATTCACTATCTCAAATTATTATGTGAATTATTATTTATATTGCCAAGTTTGTATTTTGCAGCATATGTTTTCATCTGTTCATTACAACATTaatgaacaaaaatatatttataccTTAAAGAATTGGACTGTGAACCGGTGAACCAGCAGTTCAACCAGGAAATTCCTGAACCGAGAGCCTCACCGATTCAGTCAATGGTTCGGTTTTTAAAAAGTATCATAGTTGAACCGCCAGTTGAACCGGAAAAAGCCGGAGCAGAGCGTACGTCCGATCATTTAAGACTACCGGTCCATACGAGGAAGCGAACTGGAACCAAGCATATTTCTCTGATGTGTGCCAAATAAACAATTAACTAATGGATTTGAAAATGTAACAGACCGCCACCATTGGTGAGtcttttataaaaaaaaaagataaacgAGCAAGAGAAGAGAACCTATAGAATCCTCTGTACCTATTTACTCAATTATGATCCTCCTTTTTTAACGGGCTCGGCTAATTGGCGGGTGACAGCCCAAACCAAAAGCTAGGGACGAATTCCTACAACCCCAAAAAAGGTTGTCggattatatatatatttgccATTTTTGGCAACTTTTAATTTTTGGCTTGtcgaatttttattttttgaactttcGATTTTAGTTTTTgaacttttaatttttattcGAAGCTTTTAAGGATTTAATTTTCAACTATTTGTTTTACCTTTTTATTGtctagcaaaaaaaacacttaCCTCGTGGGGGGCCACCTttgggcggggggggggggggtggcgGCAAGGGTCAGCGGGAGGGGGCGGCGTGAGGGGCCTGTGCAAGGACGAGgggtagcggcggcggcacgaggGCAGTCCGCGGTGGTGGAAAACGCAACgtggggagggggaggggggggggggtcgggccactcgaggaggaagagaggtcTCTTAGAGGAGGATTTCGTCTGGTGGGCGAACGAATGTCAAAGAGAGGTTTCGATTTTTAGCATCTTCCTCTGTTCTTAAAGTAGAAGCTTTGTCTGGGCGCGTTATAACTGAATTGCATGGAGAAAGTCCCGATATATATAGAACGTTCCACTAGATTTCCCATTTATCATTTGAAGGAAAATGAACATCCTTTTTATTTCCAACGGTTACACCGTACAAACAAACGACGACACCCACACTGTCCTGTTGCCAGTGTTTGGTGTCGAGTACATATAGGCACGTACGTAGGCGTAAACATCACACTTGCAAGACATAGGATTACTACTACGATACAAACTTACCTTGGTAGACAACAGCACACGATAGAGTATATTAATTATACTCGTGCCGGAATTATTGTTTGTTGGCCGGCGACGTCCACGAGCGTCCGATCAAAAGGAGAGCTCAGTGGTGGCAAACTCCACGCTCTTCTCCAGCATGCCGGCCTCCATCTTGCTGCAGCACCTGCAAGGCGGGCTCaccaccggcaccggcaccggcgcgtGGCCACGCGCACCACGCCCATTCTCCTCCTTACCGAGCCCACGCGCATCGGCCGCCTTCCTCGCAATAATCACCGAGTTGACAACCTCATCGTCGGGGTGGTACACGGCCAAAACCTCAAAGCCGCCCTGGGTGATGAGCTCCGGGTCCACGATCGGGTACAGGAACCCGCGGGCCCCGTGCGCGCTCCGCACCACGAGCGCCGCCCCGTCCGCCATGTGGGCGCCCAGGTGCGCGATCACCGTAGCCttgtcctccgccgccatgccCACCAGCGCGGCCAGGAACAGCACGTCGTACTTCCCCAGCTCCCCCGTGAGCTTCGCCACGTCCGCCGTGTGGAACGACATGCGCGCCCCGACGTCCTTGTCGGCGCGGACCAGCTTCCTGGCGCGCTCGTTGGCCGACTCGCTCCAGTCGTAGTTGTCGAACAGCGTGTTGGGCAGGTGGCGCGCCGCCAGGACCAGCGACGTGAACGGCAGCGGGCCGGAGCCCACGAACGCCACGCGGGCCGGCTCGATGCCAGATGATGAAGGCATGTAGCGTGCGAGCAGGTCGTACTCCAGCTTGCTCAGGTTGATGTAGTTGCTGTAGTAGGGGAAGCAGTCGAGGTGGTCCAGCGGGTTGTCGAAGGCGGCAAGCTTGTCGGCGTAGTGCGCCTCCAGGTGGCCCTCGGCGGTGGAGCAGAGGCGGATCAGCTCCTCGCGCATCCTCTGCGCCTCCGGGCCCAGCTTCGTCACGTCCACGGGGCTCGGCGGCACGCACGCGGTCACCAGCTCCGTGAACAGCGCGTCCACCTGGGGGGATGGGCTCAGCGACGGCAGCTTGGCGATGGCGGCTTGCAGGCCCGTGATCTTCTGGACCAGCGCTGCCACCTCCTGGTTCTGGGCCTCCATTTGATCAGCGAACTTGGAGTTACCGAATGCACGCGCTCTGAATTATGGAGAAGATGGTTCAGGAGTTGCTAGCTAGAGTGCGCTTGAGGTAGTTGATGATCTGTGGTACGGCACTTGTGGGATATAAATAGCTAACCTGGACCTGGACGGAGCAACAAGAAAAAGCGCATGCGCATGCACGCAAACTTCACGCGTCCAGGCCAATGAGGCTGGTTTCATGCCTCTCAGTCTCTGCTACGGAGTATGATTTTTGTATACGTACGTGTTCAGATCATGATGTTGAAGTGGACATATATAATCTTTTCCTGTGTCTTTTTCTCTTCTCGAAATATCGCCTGTGAGCAAAGTATTGCAATCGACTCAATATCACATTACACTGGAGCATCCAGGATATCAGATATACGTTGCTTTGACGCTATTCTCCTGGCTGACCGCGTGCACTGGAGCATCCAGGAGCAtctaagggtgtgtttggtgtCCGTGGTGAATCCAGAATTCCCATTTCATCCCATACAAGCTGACTCTAGTCAAGTTGAGCTGAGATTTTCACATGTGTTTGGCAGACTGTATCTGTCGAGGTATGATGAGTTGAGATGTCGTTTGGTGGGCTGTGTCTGTTTAGGCATGTTGAACTCAGACTTTGTTTGGTAGAGTGCACGCGAGTAAGATGTGATTATACGTCTCTGACTTGGTGCAATGACCACACAAACTTATTCAAATTTCATCCATTACATCATAAATTCGAAACATAATTTACAGCAAAAATATACAGCACCAAAATACCGCAAAATGATATATTACCAAGGCTTACTTGAGTACATAATTCAGCATGTCAACATCACCAAAATATATAAAAGCTAACATACGAAATACGTCCAAATAACCAAGTCTGCATCATAATATACTAGGCATTACAAAAGATATAGATTTTGAAGTTGCATCAACACAGAACAACGCTTGAATGAGGCTTCACAAACATCAGCTTCCATTTTCATGAAATTAAGGCCTTTACCCTTATGCTCCGTCAAATAATCCAAAACAGCCGAGCGTTGATCCATGTCGAAATTGGTAAGGTCCATAACCGTTTTGCACAAATCAGGATGTGTTTCGGTATGGCAAGTGTTATTGATAGCACCAGCCACATCACGCAATGCATGAGACATGTTGTTTATCTGAATTGCATCTTCATCACTCAGAACCCGCTTCCTCTTTTTATTATTTGTTGAGCCAGAAGGTGAAGCTGTACTTGCTCCGAGGCCTTGAACTCCTAAATCGAAGGGGACTTGACCTTGCACAAAACCTTCACCATTGGTTTCTCCACCCTCCAAATCAATAGGCTTTTCTAAACCCTCTACTTCAATGGGTTTCCCCAAAGGCTCGTTAGATCCCATTGCGAACTTTCCTGTGGCTAGCTTATCGGCAAAGCAAGCTTCCATGTATTCATAGTTCACAAGTGGTGTGTTTAAAAATTCAGCATCCTTAGGAGTATCCTACATATATCATCAACAAAAATACATTTCAGCACTATAATAACATGTTTCCAACAAATTCCAGCAATGAAACAATGGATCTTTGGACATTTTAGCATGTTTTAGCAATGTATAACAATTATCAGCACGTATGGAAGATTTCAACATGTGTGTACATACCTGGGTATGCCCCAAGTAATGCTGGTCTTCTAAAACAATCATCTTTTGATCATCATCCCAAAGTGCCCCGCTTAGAAGTCTCAATTTCTCGATTCTTTGATACCTGACCTTCCACTTGCAGAGATGATTGGTTACTTGGGTGGTTGTCACATCATAACCGATGAGTTGGGTCAAAGCTTTTGCTGCTTGTGCAATATGGATCTCGTTGAATCCTTTCTTGGTCTTCACACCTTTCGCTACTATGTCGGCGAGACATCGCATCATGCATGCTGACATGAGAGGGGTCTAGTTCATAACCTTCGGAGCCTTCTTTTTTGTACCACCTACATCCGGAAGTTCGTGCTCAATTTCAGCCATCTACAGCAAAAGAGTTCCATCAATAATATCATGTTTTGCAGCAATAAAAGACATTTCAGCAGCAAACAAGTAATTTCAGCACTAAAGTAACACATTTCAGCACCATATTGTTATATTACACCAAGTTCCAGCACTAAAGTAACACATTTCAGCACTAAAGTAACACATTAGAGCACCAAAATGAGTCATTCCAGCACCAAAAAGCATATTCCAGCAATAAACAAGTATTTCCAGTACCAACACATTTCAGCACTAATTCAGCACTAAAGTAACACATTACAGCACCAAAAGGAGTTATTCCATCACCAAAAAGCATATTCCAGCAATAAACAAGCATG includes:
- the LOC100822873 gene encoding nicotianamine synthase 2, whose product is MEAQNQEVAALVQKITGLQAAIAKLPSLSPSPQVDALFTELVTACVPPSPVDVTKLGPEAQRMREELIRLCSTAEGHLEAHYADKLAAFDNPLDHLDCFPYYSNYINLSKLEYDLLARYMPSSSGIEPARVAFVGSGPLPFTSLVLAARHLPNTLFDNYDWSESANERARKLVRADKDVGARMSFHTADVAKLTGELGKYDVLFLAALVGMAAEDKATVIAHLGAHMADGAALVVRSAHGARGFLYPIVDPELITQGGFEVLAVYHPDDEVVNSVIIARKAADARGLGKEENGRGARGHAPVPVPVVSPPCRCCSKMEAGMLEKSVEFATTELSF